In the Chlorobium limicola DSM 245 genome, one interval contains:
- the pstA gene encoding phosphate ABC transporter permease PstA, with product MNLGTRKILDRSFTAVGFGSIAVMGIALLIVLVPIITNGIGSVFFTGTLEHRKMLFNEFGRGNTEELAKENAASEVYRQQIYGMLSAFDAELEIMDAEKKQDYLSKYGPVKTALQTLIGPLPGEAEAILTRYKYGQTRWDKAEEKLHEFLYETKWDFSNPDAMSKEYFVSRATEFEGTSLVKLFPFVEEHLEDVLRPEFTVYWGFLTDSSVDSHIFGGIWPEIQGTFFLAVGAMLFAFPLGVIAAVYFTEYAREGFFNSILRSANSTLAGVPSIVFGLFGLAFFINTLKVSESKSVLAGSLTLAIMILPTIIRAAEEAILSVPKTYKEASLSLGSTKWNTIMTVILPAALPGIITGGVISLGRAAGETAPIIFTAAVSVGSAIGLADVFSSPTPALSWNIYNLASEHEAAAEIRHVQYGMVLSLVSIVLLLNLSAILLRARISKKLKG from the coding sequence ATGAATCTCGGAACAAGAAAAATACTTGACCGTTCATTTACCGCTGTCGGTTTCGGCTCGATTGCGGTTATGGGTATCGCGCTTCTCATCGTTCTGGTGCCGATAATAACCAACGGCATCGGTTCGGTATTCTTTACCGGTACCCTCGAACATCGGAAGATGCTTTTCAATGAGTTCGGACGAGGAAACACGGAGGAGCTTGCAAAGGAAAATGCCGCATCGGAGGTATATCGCCAGCAGATCTATGGAATGCTTTCTGCGTTCGATGCTGAACTCGAAATCATGGATGCCGAAAAAAAGCAGGATTATCTTTCGAAATACGGGCCGGTAAAAACAGCACTCCAGACTCTGATAGGGCCATTGCCAGGTGAGGCTGAAGCGATTCTCACCCGCTATAAGTACGGGCAGACCCGATGGGACAAGGCGGAGGAAAAGCTGCACGAGTTTCTATATGAGACCAAATGGGATTTTTCCAATCCCGATGCCATGTCGAAGGAGTATTTCGTCAGCCGGGCAACTGAGTTCGAAGGCACCTCTCTGGTAAAACTCTTTCCTTTTGTCGAGGAGCATCTTGAGGATGTGCTTCGACCCGAGTTTACGGTTTATTGGGGATTTCTGACGGACAGCTCTGTCGATTCCCATATTTTCGGAGGTATCTGGCCGGAAATACAGGGTACGTTTTTTCTCGCTGTCGGGGCCATGCTTTTTGCCTTTCCTCTCGGCGTGATTGCCGCAGTGTACTTCACCGAATATGCGAGAGAGGGTTTTTTCAACAGTATATTGCGTAGTGCCAACAGCACCCTTGCAGGTGTTCCGAGCATCGTGTTCGGTCTGTTCGGTCTGGCTTTTTTTATCAATACTCTGAAGGTTTCTGAATCCAAAAGTGTGCTTGCCGGTTCGCTGACACTTGCCATCATGATTCTTCCGACCATTATCCGTGCGGCTGAAGAAGCTATTCTTTCCGTTCCGAAAACCTACAAGGAGGCTTCTCTGAGCCTTGGGTCGACAAAATGGAATACGATTATGACCGTGATTCTTCCCGCGGCTTTGCCTGGCATCATTACCGGCGGTGTGATCAGTCTCGGAAGGGCTGCAGGTGAAACTGCTCCGATTATTTTCACTGCGGCGGTCAGTGTCGGTTCGGCAATCGGTCTTGCCGATGTGTTTTCGTCGCCGACTCCGGCGCTCTCCTGGAATATCTATAATCTTGCAAGCGAACATGAAGCTGCCGCTGAAATCAGGCATGTCCAGTACGGCATGGTGCTTTCTCTGGTCAGTATTGTACTGTTGCTGAACCTTTCGGCAATTCTTCTGAGAGCACGTATTTCCAAAAAATTAAAAGGCTGA
- the pstB gene encoding phosphate ABC transporter ATP-binding protein PstB gives MHMTADAPEVSKSASGATATRDIYLPSERKIISGGGTPHVVAKDFSIYYGEFEAVKKVNADILSKYVTAIIGPSGCGKSTYLRAINRMNDLIPSCHTTGALLFDGEDIYGKFTDEVLLRKKIGMVFQKPNPFPKSIFDNIAYGPRLHGINDKKQLSEIVERSLRKAALWDEVNDRLDKNALGLSGGQQQRLCVARTLAVEPEILLLDEPTSALDPKATAKIEDLIQELRGSYTIMIVTHNMQQASRVSDYTMFFYEGVLVEYAPTAQLFTNPKDRMTEDYITGRFS, from the coding sequence ATGCACATGACAGCAGATGCACCTGAGGTATCGAAGTCCGCGTCTGGCGCAACCGCAACGCGCGATATATACCTGCCTTCTGAAAGAAAGATAATATCAGGCGGCGGAACCCCTCATGTTGTGGCAAAGGATTTTTCTATTTATTACGGCGAATTTGAGGCGGTCAAAAAAGTCAATGCCGATATTCTTTCCAAATACGTTACGGCGATTATCGGTCCGAGCGGCTGCGGAAAAAGCACCTATTTGCGGGCGATAAACCGGATGAACGACCTGATACCGAGTTGTCATACTACCGGGGCACTTCTTTTTGACGGGGAGGACATTTATGGTAAATTTACCGACGAGGTGCTGCTTCGCAAAAAAATCGGAATGGTGTTTCAGAAACCGAACCCGTTTCCGAAATCCATTTTTGACAATATCGCATACGGGCCAAGACTGCACGGCATCAACGACAAGAAGCAGCTTTCGGAAATTGTCGAGCGCAGTCTGCGGAAAGCGGCATTGTGGGATGAAGTGAATGACCGGCTCGATAAAAATGCGCTGGGACTCAGTGGCGGACAGCAGCAGCGGTTGTGCGTTGCAAGAACGCTTGCCGTCGAACCTGAAATACTGCTGCTTGATGAACCGACCTCTGCGCTCGATCCAAAGGCGACCGCCAAGATCGAGGATCTCATTCAGGAGCTGCGGGGCAGTTACACTATCATGATCGTCACGCATAACATGCAACAGGCATCTAGGGTATCCGACTACACCATGTTTTTTTATGAAGGGGTACTGGTTGAATATGCGCCGACAGCCCAGCTGTTCACCAATCCGAAAGACAGGATGACCGAAGATTACATCACCGGAAGATTCAGCTAA
- a CDS encoding PhoU domain-containing protein, producing the protein MANLLGKFFGDASKSAETPKAFTIQIDPVKFNLSTTPDGPVHIQLESLKQKLTKLSSNVENNLMLSIRASTKKNVELAASAFKFDEEYIQKGKFEVEYLTLAYSSFQNLSEEHLAVVRNARMIMQELERIAQFALNIAEKAAHVQFANVQELHKDEYGLKPMGDITAEMIKKAVEAFVSGNSKHASETLDMMKEIQDLYDKALVKIKSSVNDQNITNLTGILSILDHVKASAEISCSISRHFC; encoded by the coding sequence ATGGCAAATCTTTTAGGCAAGTTTTTCGGAGACGCTTCCAAATCAGCCGAAACACCAAAGGCATTTACTATCCAGATCGATCCGGTCAAGTTCAACCTTTCGACAACACCGGATGGCCCTGTCCATATTCAGCTTGAGTCCCTCAAGCAGAAGCTTACCAAGCTCTCTTCGAATGTGGAAAACAACCTGATGCTGAGCATTCGCGCATCAACCAAAAAAAATGTCGAGCTTGCCGCTTCGGCATTCAAATTCGATGAGGAGTACATTCAGAAAGGCAAGTTCGAAGTCGAATATCTTACCCTCGCTTATTCTTCGTTCCAGAATCTTTCCGAAGAGCATCTGGCGGTTGTCCGGAATGCCCGGATGATCATGCAGGAGCTTGAAAGAATCGCCCAGTTTGCGCTCAATATAGCTGAAAAGGCAGCGCATGTCCAGTTCGCGAATGTTCAGGAACTGCACAAGGATGAATACGGGCTCAAACCGATGGGCGATATTACGGCAGAGATGATCAAAAAAGCTGTTGAGGCTTTCGTGAGCGGAAATTCGAAACACGCCAGCGAAACACTTGACATGATGAAGGAAATACAGGATCTGTACGACAAGGCGCTTGTCAAGATCAAGTCTTCGGTCAACGATCAGAATATCACCAACCTGACCGGTATTCTTTCGATTCTTGACCATGTTAAAGCTTCCGCTGAAATTTCCTGTTCGATTTCTCGCCATTTCTGTTGA
- a CDS encoding PstS family phosphate ABC transporter substrate-binding protein produces the protein MKTMKLAMLLMALIALSITAPVFAGGNSIVMDGSTTVGPLAKSFAAYFTKKYNVKVTVSESGSGNGAKSLINKSCDIATMSRAMKPQEMAAAKKKGVNPVVHTVALDGIAMIVHPSNPVRTLTKAQIADIYKGKFINWNQVGGPNSRIVVIQRESNSGTQEAFKELVMGKTAQISKNAETQASNGAIKNRVSSTRSAIGFVGLGFVDRSVKPIAVNGVLPSVATVRNGSYPVSRPLYMYTNGQPSGMLKKFVDLSKTPDGKRMIGELGFVSR, from the coding sequence ATGAAAACGATGAAACTGGCGATGCTCCTGATGGCGCTGATCGCTTTATCCATAACGGCTCCCGTATTCGCGGGAGGCAACAGTATTGTCATGGACGGTTCGACGACGGTCGGGCCTCTGGCAAAATCATTTGCTGCTTATTTTACGAAAAAGTACAACGTCAAGGTTACGGTCAGTGAATCAGGGAGCGGCAACGGAGCAAAAAGCCTTATCAACAAGAGTTGCGATATCGCTACCATGTCGCGCGCGATGAAGCCTCAGGAAATGGCGGCAGCAAAAAAGAAAGGGGTCAATCCTGTTGTACATACGGTGGCGCTCGACGGCATTGCCATGATCGTCCATCCAAGCAATCCGGTCAGAACCCTGACCAAAGCGCAGATCGCCGATATCTACAAGGGAAAGTTTATCAACTGGAATCAGGTTGGAGGCCCTAACTCGAGGATCGTAGTAATTCAGCGCGAGTCGAACAGCGGAACCCAGGAGGCCTTCAAGGAGCTGGTTATGGGTAAAACCGCGCAGATTTCAAAAAACGCAGAGACACAGGCGAGCAACGGCGCTATCAAGAACCGGGTATCTTCGACCCGTTCGGCAATCGGTTTTGTCGGTCTTGGCTTTGTTGACCGTTCGGTCAAGCCGATTGCGGTCAATGGAGTCCTTCCTTCCGTAGCGACAGTGAGAAACGGATCCTATCCGGTTTCCCGTCCTCTTTATATGTACACGAACGGACAGCCGTCCGGAATGCTCAAAAAGTTCGTCGATCTGTCGAAAACACCGGATGGAAAGCGGATGATCGGTGAACTTGGCTTTGTTTCCAGGTAA
- a CDS encoding efflux RND transporter periplasmic adaptor subunit, with translation MIKPKKIPVIFLLLAVGSIVFWWYQQRNRPVEQDSSYQREMPVIAVQAVVSAIRDSIAVTGTAEAFRDVEIFSETRGLVRKVQVEVGDRKAAGAVLYIVDDELQRTLFEKAEASFEKAALDNVRYENLHREGAVALSALESVRLKREEAEADMIEARRNLRNTRIKTPVSGTVTEKIVDEGEMVQPGMRVANLVDLSRLRITFFLSEKEVSTILPGYPVRVISDQHPGKTLKGRVSSISGKAGMDRSYAAEAVLRNSTDFPLRAGMFVRVILSGEESREALMIPRTALAGSIMNPEVYVVHKGVARLRQIAAGKEYGDMLEILQGVAAGELVVTSGQHELRDGMKVRLVPQKKTESVR, from the coding sequence ATGATAAAACCGAAAAAAATTCCGGTTATTTTTCTGCTCCTTGCCGTTGGATCAATAGTGTTCTGGTGGTATCAGCAGAGGAACAGGCCGGTTGAGCAGGATTCCTCCTATCAGCGGGAGATGCCGGTAATAGCCGTTCAGGCTGTCGTTTCTGCGATTCGGGACAGTATTGCCGTAACGGGTACGGCAGAAGCCTTCAGGGATGTGGAAATCTTTTCGGAAACCAGGGGACTGGTCAGAAAGGTCCAGGTCGAGGTTGGTGATCGAAAAGCCGCAGGGGCTGTGCTCTATATCGTCGATGACGAACTGCAGAGGACTTTATTTGAAAAGGCAGAAGCCTCTTTCGAAAAAGCTGCTCTCGATAATGTTCGTTATGAAAATCTGCACCGGGAGGGAGCTGTCGCGCTATCCGCTCTCGAGTCGGTACGACTGAAACGTGAAGAGGCGGAAGCTGATATGATAGAAGCTCGCAGAAATCTTCGGAATACCAGGATAAAAACTCCTGTTTCCGGTACGGTCACCGAGAAGATTGTCGATGAGGGCGAAATGGTTCAACCAGGCATGAGGGTTGCCAACCTCGTTGATCTTTCGCGTTTGCGCATAACGTTTTTTCTCTCCGAAAAAGAGGTTTCGACTATACTTCCAGGGTATCCGGTAAGGGTTATCAGCGATCAGCACCCCGGAAAGACCCTGAAAGGCAGGGTGAGTTCGATAAGCGGCAAGGCCGGCATGGACCGTTCGTATGCAGCAGAAGCGGTTCTCCGGAATAGTACGGATTTTCCGTTAAGGGCAGGGATGTTTGTCCGGGTCATCCTTTCGGGAGAGGAATCGCGGGAAGCGCTTATGATTCCAAGAACCGCACTTGCCGGAAGTATCATGAACCCTGAAGTCTATGTGGTTCACAAGGGGGTTGCCCGACTTCGGCAGATCGCTGCAGGGAAGGAGTATGGCGACATGCTCGAGATTCTTCAGGGTGTCGCTGCAGGTGAACTTGTTGTGACGAGCGGTCAGCATGAACTACGTGACGGGATGAAGGTCAGGCTTGTTCCGCAGAAAAAAACGGAAAGCGTACGATGA
- the phoU gene encoding phosphate signaling complex protein PhoU, producing MYDRPVHEHIKELSEALVQLSDKVLQNFYDALTAVRNQDEQQAREIRLIDDEIDLTEVRLEERCLAFLALQQPVARDLRTIVTIMKINDDLERIGDLAVHIIERMPEINSEMLDKFDFEKMGHHAGEMTSKAIEAFVNKDRILADRVEAMDEEIDGMHSAVFKKVARQMKDSEADVDQLIAALSISRYIERMADHATRIAGEVIYLVTGEIARHSESSYEKLIQSLKD from the coding sequence ATGTACGACCGACCCGTTCACGAACATATCAAAGAGCTGTCCGAGGCCCTTGTTCAGCTTTCCGATAAGGTTTTACAGAACTTCTATGATGCTCTTACCGCAGTAAGGAACCAGGACGAGCAGCAGGCAAGGGAGATACGGCTTATTGACGACGAGATCGATCTGACCGAAGTGAGGCTTGAAGAGCGCTGCCTTGCGTTTCTTGCCCTGCAACAGCCGGTTGCTCGGGATCTGCGCACCATCGTGACCATCATGAAGATCAACGACGATCTGGAGCGGATCGGGGATCTGGCGGTTCACATTATCGAACGTATGCCCGAAATCAATTCGGAGATGCTCGATAAGTTCGATTTCGAGAAGATGGGACATCATGCCGGCGAGATGACTTCAAAAGCCATCGAGGCATTCGTCAACAAGGACAGAATTCTTGCCGACCGCGTCGAGGCCATGGATGAGGAGATTGACGGCATGCACAGCGCGGTATTTAAGAAAGTTGCCAGACAGATGAAAGACAGCGAGGCCGACGTCGATCAGCTCATCGCTGCACTCAGCATTTCCCGTTATATCGAAAGAATGGCAGATCATGCTACGAGAATAGCCGGCGAAGTTATCTATCTTGTTACCGGAGAAATTGCAAGACACTCGGAAAGCTCGTATGAAAAGCTTATCCAGTCTCTCAAGGATTGA
- a CDS encoding PstC family ABC transporter permease has translation MMIEDIVKESGRSGAFIVSAKKRKLQKLSKTAGESILLLIASFVAIVVLFIFYFVAVDAVPYFQLRGFREFFTSSNWYPADEPGEFGALAIIYGSGMVTLGSTLLSVPMGIAAAICLSDILPFSVRQYAKPVIEMLAAIPSVAFGFFALVIFAPLLQTHGGPILMWAWWVLAAPFLLLAVIVISDLLTAKIEDQNRRQQISLVLLAVFAIGALAFLYWVGSVLQKMEIITGTNALNVSIILSFMSLPTIVSVSEDALQAVGRDMREGSYALGATRAETIVKTVLPAASSGILAAVILGVMRALGETMVVWMASGNSSHIPEPWFNYLEAIRTLTATIAGDMGEADQVTGSARYHVLFAMGLLLLVISFFSNLVSERIVVRQRKVLSGQ, from the coding sequence ATGATGATTGAAGATATTGTAAAGGAGAGCGGGCGTTCAGGTGCATTTATCGTCAGCGCCAAAAAAAGAAAGCTCCAGAAACTTTCCAAAACAGCAGGGGAGTCGATTCTTCTGCTGATTGCGTCGTTCGTTGCGATTGTCGTACTCTTTATTTTCTATTTCGTTGCCGTTGATGCGGTGCCCTACTTTCAGCTTCGGGGATTCAGGGAGTTTTTTACCAGCAGCAACTGGTATCCTGCCGATGAGCCGGGCGAATTCGGTGCGCTGGCCATTATCTACGGCAGCGGTATGGTCACGCTGGGATCTACGCTGCTTTCGGTGCCCATGGGTATTGCAGCGGCAATCTGCCTCAGCGATATTCTTCCATTTTCAGTCAGGCAGTACGCCAAACCGGTTATCGAGATGCTTGCCGCCATTCCTTCGGTAGCATTCGGCTTTTTTGCGCTTGTCATTTTCGCCCCGCTACTCCAGACACATGGAGGGCCGATTCTCATGTGGGCGTGGTGGGTTCTTGCCGCACCGTTCCTTCTTCTTGCCGTCATCGTCATATCCGATCTCCTTACCGCAAAAATCGAAGACCAGAATCGTCGTCAGCAGATATCTCTGGTATTGCTTGCGGTTTTCGCCATCGGAGCGCTTGCCTTTCTCTACTGGGTTGGATCGGTGCTGCAGAAGATGGAAATCATTACCGGAACCAATGCACTCAACGTCTCGATCATTCTGAGCTTTATGTCGCTTCCTACAATCGTGAGCGTTTCGGAAGACGCGCTGCAGGCGGTGGGACGGGATATGCGCGAAGGCAGCTATGCGCTTGGGGCAACCCGTGCCGAAACCATCGTTAAAACCGTGCTTCCGGCAGCCAGCAGCGGCATTCTCGCAGCCGTCATTCTCGGTGTCATGAGGGCTCTCGGCGAAACCATGGTGGTCTGGATGGCTTCCGGCAACTCTTCTCATATTCCCGAACCCTGGTTCAACTATCTCGAGGCGATCAGGACCCTGACCGCGACCATCGCAGGCGATATGGGCGAAGCCGATCAGGTTACCGGTTCAGCCCGTTATCATGTGCTTTTTGCCATGGGCCTGCTTCTTCTCGTCATCAGTTTTTTCAGCAATCTGGTAAGCGAGCGGATCGTTGTGCGCCAGAGAAAGGTTTTATCTGGACAGTAA
- a CDS encoding efflux RND transporter permease subunit, giving the protein MTLTELSIKRPSLVVVLFSVLGILGFFSYLQLQYELLPKMTPPVVSIAVQYPGGAPDEVETSLTKPLEEAVSALEKIETISSISSEGLSVVTVEFSNDADIDLALQDAQRKINEIRDRLPDDAKDPVISKFALDEVPVLRIGAISSLSDTDFYQLLKDNIKPQLSSIDGVGQVYLTGGREREIRVNLDLDRLQAYGFTVTDVLGTINRANLDFPTGKIDAADRQFVVRLAGKFIGLDELKNLVLRSSAQGSRVHLKDVAEVRDGFRDITTLTRLNGKNAVGLMIMKQSDANTVDVSRLVRQELKRLETLYGRDGVRFDIAQDASTFTIEAVTAVQHDLIIAILLVALVMLLFLHSLRNSLIVMVSIPTSLVTTFIGMYVFDFSLNLMTLLALSLVVGILVDDSIVVLENIYRHIENGEEPREAALSGRNEIGFTALSITLVDVVVFLPLSLVTGIVGNILREFSIVMVLSTMVSLFVSFTVTPLLASRFSRAERLEPDNALSCFAIGFEQNFKRLTEWYVTGLRWSLKNGWKVIAGSTLLLLFSFSLLGFGFIGGEFIEVSDRGEFSVIMEFEPGTNLDETNRQTRQIERRISSMPEVDNVLVSVGSSSEGFFNQSADNISELNVRLIPKEARAVSTDDLMKEIRRSLQDIPGLKASINPIGIFGTANETPVIVIFSGPFRSEVSRTAESFRDSLKAISGTADVKLTSTVGNPELRARIDREKMASFGLSIADVGAALRTAYAGDEAGKYREGGNEYDIRVMLDEYFRKDTRAIEQLTFRTQNGEQVRLGQFVTFGVERGYTKLQRKDRNNAVWVKAQVVDRPVGSIGQDIEQVIGNMKADGTMPQTVSYAYESDLKRQGESFSTLLVAFLVAIVFVYLIMVALYDSYVWPMVVIFSIPLAVIGALFALASFGKSLSIFTILGMIMLVGLVGKNAILLVDFITKFRQEGMALHEAIIEAGRERLRPILMTTFTLVFGLLPIALSGSSGSEWKSGLAVALIGGLSSSMFLTLLVIPVVYAGFDKLRERIETIRKKRFPKVDA; this is encoded by the coding sequence ATGACGCTTACTGAACTTTCCATAAAACGGCCCAGTCTGGTTGTCGTTCTTTTTTCCGTGCTCGGTATTCTCGGTTTTTTCAGTTATCTGCAGCTTCAGTATGAACTGCTTCCCAAAATGACGCCGCCGGTAGTATCCATTGCTGTTCAGTATCCGGGCGGAGCGCCGGACGAAGTGGAAACCTCGCTTACCAAACCGCTTGAAGAGGCTGTTTCCGCTCTTGAAAAGATCGAAACCATCTCATCGATCTCATCGGAAGGGCTTTCGGTCGTAACCGTGGAATTTTCCAACGATGCCGATATTGATCTTGCGCTTCAGGATGCTCAGCGCAAGATCAATGAGATTCGTGACCGGCTTCCTGATGACGCGAAAGATCCGGTCATCAGTAAATTTGCACTTGACGAAGTGCCGGTGCTGCGTATCGGCGCGATCTCTTCGCTTTCCGATACAGACTTTTATCAGCTGCTCAAAGATAACATCAAGCCGCAGCTGTCGAGTATCGACGGTGTGGGTCAGGTCTATCTGACCGGCGGTCGCGAACGGGAAATCAGGGTCAATCTCGATCTTGACCGGCTTCAGGCATACGGGTTTACGGTTACCGACGTTCTTGGTACAATCAACCGGGCGAACCTCGATTTTCCTACCGGAAAGATCGATGCTGCCGACCGTCAGTTCGTTGTCAGGCTTGCAGGCAAATTCATCGGCCTCGATGAGCTGAAAAACCTTGTGCTTCGTTCGTCTGCCCAGGGGAGCCGTGTGCATCTGAAAGATGTTGCTGAAGTTCGCGACGGTTTCAGGGATATTACCACGCTTACGCGCCTCAACGGCAAAAATGCCGTCGGGCTCATGATCATGAAACAGAGCGACGCCAATACCGTCGATGTCAGCCGTCTGGTTCGTCAGGAGCTGAAAAGGCTCGAAACCCTGTACGGCAGAGATGGTGTCCGGTTCGACATCGCCCAGGATGCTTCAACATTCACCATTGAAGCCGTAACGGCCGTGCAGCATGATCTTATCATTGCGATTCTGCTTGTGGCACTGGTCATGCTGCTTTTTCTGCACAGCCTGCGTAACTCCCTGATCGTCATGGTCTCCATTCCAACGTCGCTGGTGACCACGTTTATCGGTATGTATGTTTTCGATTTTTCGCTGAACCTCATGACGCTTCTGGCGTTATCGCTGGTAGTAGGTATTCTTGTCGATGACTCCATTGTGGTGCTTGAAAACATCTACCGTCATATTGAAAATGGAGAAGAGCCCAGGGAGGCGGCGCTGAGTGGACGGAACGAGATCGGGTTTACCGCGCTTTCGATTACTCTTGTAGATGTAGTGGTATTTCTTCCTCTCTCGCTTGTCACCGGTATTGTGGGCAATATTCTTCGTGAATTTTCTATTGTCATGGTGCTTTCAACCATGGTCAGTCTTTTTGTTTCCTTTACCGTTACACCGCTTCTCGCTTCCCGTTTTTCAAGAGCTGAACGGCTTGAGCCCGACAATGCGCTTTCGTGTTTCGCTATCGGATTCGAGCAGAACTTTAAGCGTTTGACAGAGTGGTATGTTACCGGGCTTCGCTGGAGCCTGAAGAACGGCTGGAAGGTAATTGCCGGTTCGACTCTGCTGCTGCTGTTTTCTTTTTCCCTTCTGGGGTTCGGGTTTATCGGCGGAGAGTTTATAGAGGTTTCCGACCGGGGAGAGTTTTCTGTTATCATGGAATTCGAACCGGGGACCAATCTTGATGAAACCAATCGTCAGACCCGACAGATCGAGCGCAGGATCTCATCCATGCCGGAAGTCGACAACGTACTGGTCAGCGTGGGTTCTTCGAGTGAAGGTTTTTTCAATCAGAGTGCCGACAACATCTCTGAACTCAACGTCAGGCTTATTCCGAAAGAGGCCCGTGCGGTTTCCACCGACGATCTCATGAAAGAGATACGCAGAAGTCTGCAGGATATTCCGGGACTGAAAGCAAGTATCAATCCGATAGGGATATTCGGAACAGCCAACGAAACGCCGGTGATCGTTATTTTCAGCGGACCGTTCCGCAGCGAGGTTTCACGGACAGCCGAATCCTTTCGCGACAGCCTGAAAGCCATATCCGGAACAGCTGACGTCAAACTCACCTCTACTGTTGGAAATCCGGAGTTGAGAGCGAGAATCGACCGGGAAAAAATGGCATCCTTCGGACTTTCGATTGCCGATGTCGGCGCGGCGTTGCGGACGGCTTATGCTGGCGATGAAGCGGGGAAGTACCGGGAGGGCGGCAACGAGTACGATATACGCGTCATGCTCGATGAGTATTTCCGAAAAGATACCCGTGCCATCGAACAGTTGACTTTCAGGACGCAGAACGGAGAACAGGTACGTCTCGGTCAGTTTGTCACTTTCGGGGTTGAGCGCGGTTATACGAAGCTGCAGAGGAAAGACCGCAACAATGCCGTCTGGGTAAAGGCGCAGGTGGTAGATCGTCCGGTCGGCAGCATCGGTCAGGATATCGAACAGGTTATCGGCAATATGAAAGCAGACGGCACCATGCCGCAGACTGTTTCCTATGCCTATGAGTCCGACCTGAAGCGTCAGGGCGAGTCGTTTTCCACTCTTCTCGTTGCGTTCCTCGTAGCGATAGTTTTTGTCTATCTCATCATGGTGGCACTTTACGACTCCTATGTCTGGCCCATGGTGGTGATTTTTTCCATTCCTCTTGCGGTGATAGGGGCGCTTTTCGCACTTGCCTCTTTCGGGAAGTCGCTCAGTATTTTCACGATTCTCGGCATGATCATGCTTGTCGGTCTGGTGGGCAAAAACGCTATTCTGCTTGTTGATTTTATTACGAAGTTCCGACAGGAGGGGATGGCACTTCATGAGGCCATTATCGAAGCCGGCAGGGAGCGGCTGCGTCCCATTCTTATGACCACGTTTACCCTTGTGTTCGGTCTTTTGCCCATCGCCCTGTCGGGGAGTTCCGGCTCTGAATGGAAATCAGGCCTTGCCGTTGCCTTGATCGGCGGGCTCAGCAGTTCCATGTTTCTTACCCTGCTCGTCATACCTGTTGTCTATGCAGGTTTTGATAAACTTCGGGAGAGAATTGAGACTATCAGGAAAAAGCGGTTCCCGAAAGTAGATGCCTGA
- a CDS encoding PstS family phosphate ABC transporter substrate-binding protein — translation MNFFKKIVFGAAVLGLMAGGTAEAANKIVMDGSTTVGPIAKSFAAYFTKTTGVQVTVSESGSGNGAKSLINKTCDIANMSREMKDKEVAAAKSKGVKPVEHIVAMDGLAIVVHPSNRVNALSKAQIRGIYNGKYTNWNQVGGPNAAIVKIQRESNSGTQDSFKELVMGKDNPISKKAETQASNGAVKNRVASTPAAIGFIGLGFVDNAVKAVMVDGVEPDERTVKNGTYPITRPLFMYTNGQATGVVKQFIDLKNTPEGKRMISELGYVNR, via the coding sequence ATGAATTTCTTCAAGAAAATAGTGTTTGGTGCTGCTGTTCTCGGCCTTATGGCTGGCGGAACTGCTGAAGCTGCCAACAAAATCGTGATGGACGGTTCCACTACGGTTGGCCCGATTGCAAAATCGTTCGCTGCGTATTTCACCAAAACCACCGGAGTCCAGGTTACGGTCAGCGAGTCCGGTTCGGGCAATGGTGCGAAGAGCCTTATCAACAAGACCTGCGATATCGCGAACATGTCGCGTGAAATGAAGGACAAGGAAGTTGCAGCCGCAAAGAGCAAAGGGGTAAAGCCTGTGGAGCATATCGTTGCAATGGATGGTCTTGCAATTGTGGTTCATCCGAGCAATCGCGTCAATGCGCTGTCCAAAGCCCAGATTCGCGGCATCTATAACGGCAAATACACCAACTGGAATCAGGTCGGCGGTCCGAATGCAGCCATCGTGAAGATACAGCGCGAATCGAACAGCGGTACGCAGGATTCCTTCAAGGAACTTGTTATGGGAAAGGATAACCCGATTTCAAAAAAGGCTGAAACACAGGCCAGCAATGGAGCCGTGAAGAACCGTGTAGCTTCGACTCCCGCAGCTATCGGGTTTATCGGTCTCGGGTTTGTTGATAATGCCGTGAAAGCCGTGATGGTCGACGGTGTCGAGCCTGACGAGAGAACCGTCAAAAATGGTACTTACCCCATCACCCGTCCGCTTTTCATGTACACCAACGGTCAGGCGACCGGCGTTGTCAAGCAGTTCATCGATTTGAAAAATACACCTGAAGGCAAGCGCATGATCAGTGAGCTTGGTTATGTAAACCGCTGA